The Alosa alosa isolate M-15738 ecotype Scorff River chromosome 9, AALO_Geno_1.1, whole genome shotgun sequence genome includes a region encoding these proteins:
- the LOC125301242 gene encoding E3 ubiquitin-protein ligase RNF126-like, translating to MAEAPPCPTNRFFCHRCSTEISPRLPDYTCPRCDSGFIEELLEERSTENGSTSSISSSDQQRFENMDHHLFTFPSAYGQFALGIFDDPFELGSGLLPEDNREAENRREREMASRQRYGARQPRGRHVPRRHTVRHEGVPTLEGIIQQLVNGIIAPTAMPNIGVGPWGVLHSNPMDYAWGANGLDAIITQLLNQFENTGPPPADREKIKNLPTVEITDEHVGSGLECPVCKEDYSAGEMVRQLPCNHLFHNDCIVPWLEQHDTCPVCRKSLSGQNTATDPPGMSEMNSPPGPGSGESPPNDEHVPNNS from the exons GATTACACATGCCCTCGTTGTGATTCTGGTTTTATTGAAGAGTTACTGGAGGAGAGAAG CACAGAAAATGGGTCTACATCAAGCATATCAAGCAGTGACCAACAGAGGTTTGAG AATATGGACCACCATTTGTTTACATTTCCCTCGGCATATGGGCAATTCGCCCTGGGCATCTTTGATGACCCTTTCGAACTTGGGTCAGGGTTGCTACCGGAAGACAATCGGGAGGCAGAGAACAGACGGGAACGTGAGATGGCATCACGGCAACGGTACGGTGCCAGGCAGCCCAGGGGACGCCATGTCCCAAGGAGGCACACCGTACGGCACGAGGGTGTGCCCACACTAGAGGG AATCATTCAGCAACTGGTGAATGGAATAATCGCACCCACAGCAATGCCAAATATCGGTGTGGGACCATG GGGTGTTCTTCACTCGAACCCTATGGATTATGCATGGGGTGCCAATGGCTTAGATGCAATCattacacag TTACTAAATCAGTTTGAGAACACTGGCCCACCACCAGCAGACAGGGAAAAGATCAAAAACCTCCCTACGGTGGAAATCACAGATGAACATGTCG GCTCTGGACTTGAGTGCCCGGTGTGCAAAGAGGACTACAGTGCTGGGGAGATGGTCAGGCAGCTTCCGTGCAATCATTTATTTCACAATGACTGCATAGTGCCCTGGCTGGAACAG caTGACACATGCCCTGTGTGCCGGAAAAGCTTGAGTGGCCAGAACACGGCCACAGACCCACCCGGAATGTCCGAGATGAATTCTCCTCCGGGCCCTGGGAGCGGAGAAAGCCCTCCGAATGATGAACACGTGCCAAACAATTCATAA